The following proteins are encoded in a genomic region of Lactiplantibacillus plantarum:
- a CDS encoding response regulator transcription factor → MTMDKILVVDDEPAIVTLLSYNLKQAGYEVVTATDGADALSLGLAQSFTCILLDLMLPKLDGMEVTKKLRQEKVQTPIIIVTAKNDEFDKVFGLELGADDYITKPFSPREVLARIKAVIRRTTPDEPVTPPAPMPPANRAVMLVGDLQIDQNKYRVARNGKNISLTPKEFELLVYFVEREGRVLSRDAILNHVWGYDYASETRIVDIHISHLREKIEADPKQPRLIRTVRGFGYEFVGDGHA, encoded by the coding sequence ATGACCATGGATAAGATTTTAGTGGTAGACGACGAACCAGCTATCGTCACGTTATTATCATATAACTTGAAGCAGGCGGGGTACGAAGTTGTGACGGCGACGGATGGTGCGGACGCGTTGTCATTAGGCCTGGCCCAATCATTTACATGTATTTTGTTAGATTTGATGTTGCCGAAACTCGATGGAATGGAAGTAACAAAAAAGTTACGACAAGAAAAGGTTCAGACGCCTATTATTATTGTGACGGCTAAAAATGATGAGTTTGATAAAGTGTTCGGCTTGGAATTAGGTGCGGACGATTATATAACCAAGCCGTTTTCACCCCGCGAAGTGCTCGCTCGGATCAAAGCAGTTATTCGGCGGACAACGCCGGACGAGCCCGTGACACCACCGGCACCCATGCCGCCTGCTAATCGTGCGGTAATGCTTGTTGGTGATTTACAGATTGATCAAAACAAATACCGAGTCGCGCGCAACGGGAAAAATATCAGCTTGACACCAAAGGAATTTGAATTACTTGTGTATTTTGTTGAACGAGAAGGTCGGGTTCTCAGTCGTGATGCGATTTTAAATCACGTCTGGGGCTACGACTATGCTAGTGAGACGCGGATCGTTGATATTCACATCTCACATTTACGTGAAAAGATTGAAGCAGATCCCAAGCAGCCACGGTTGATCAGGACGGTCCGGGGTTTTGGCTACGAATTTGTGGGTGACGGCCATGCATAA
- the prfB gene encoding peptide chain release factor 2 (programmed frameshift): MELSEYKHLIEEMQSAVDDFRGSLDLDALNESIQENEARMAEPGFWDDQAAAQKVIDENNVLKGKYDTFKQLADEVGDLAVAYELLSEEPDAEMQAEFETDFQHAEHDLQQYRLNLLLDGPYDRNNAILEIHPGAGGTESQDWGAMLLRMYTRWAASHNFKVETVDYQAGDEAGIKSVTLLISGHNAYGYLRSEKGVHRLVRISPFDAAGRRHTSFASVDVMPELDDTVDVDIRPEDLKIDVYRASGAGGQHVNKTSSAVRITHVPTGIVVASQAQRSQLQNRQTALNMLRAKLYEREEEKKAKERAAIQGEQMDIGWGSQIRSYVFHPYTMVKDHRTNYESHDGQAVMDGDLDPFMDAYLQWKLAQRNPQ; this comes from the exons GTGGAATTAAGTGAATATAAACACCTGATTGAAGAAATGCAAAGTGCTGTCGACGACTTTAGGGGGTCGCTT GACTTAGATGCTTTGAACGAAAGCATTCAAGAAAATGAAGCTCGAATGGCCGAACCCGGTTTTTGGGACGACCAGGCTGCCGCCCAGAAAGTCATCGATGAGAATAACGTGTTGAAAGGAAAGTATGATACGTTTAAGCAATTAGCTGATGAAGTCGGTGACTTGGCAGTCGCTTATGAGTTACTGAGTGAGGAACCCGATGCTGAGATGCAGGCTGAGTTTGAAACGGACTTTCAGCACGCTGAACATGATTTACAACAGTACCGGCTCAACTTACTTTTGGACGGTCCGTACGACCGCAATAACGCTATTTTAGAAATCCATCCTGGAGCTGGTGGGACCGAATCCCAAGATTGGGGTGCGATGCTACTAAGAATGTACACGCGCTGGGCTGCGAGTCACAATTTCAAAGTCGAGACTGTTGACTACCAAGCTGGTGATGAGGCAGGCATTAAGAGTGTGACTTTATTAATTAGCGGCCACAATGCTTACGGTTATTTGCGGTCAGAAAAAGGGGTTCATCGTCTTGTTCGGATTTCGCCGTTCGATGCGGCTGGTCGGCGCCACACATCTTTTGCGAGTGTTGATGTGATGCCTGAGTTAGATGATACCGTGGATGTTGATATTCGACCTGAAGATTTGAAGATTGACGTTTATCGAGCCAGTGGGGCCGGTGGACAACATGTCAACAAGACTTCTTCAGCGGTTCGGATTACCCACGTGCCAACGGGAATTGTCGTTGCCAGTCAAGCGCAACGGTCACAATTACAGAACCGACAAACAGCATTGAACATGTTACGAGCGAAGTTGTACGAACGTGAAGAAGAGAAGAAGGCTAAGGAACGGGCGGCCATCCAAGGTGAGCAAATGGACATTGGGTGGGGCTCACAAATTCGCTCCTACGTTTTTCATCCGTATACGATGGTCAAGGATCACCGGACTAATTATGAATCACATGATGGGCAGGCTGTCATGGATGGTGATCTTGATCCGTTTATGGATGCTTACTTACAATGGAAATTAGCCCAGCGTAATCCGCAATAG
- the secA gene encoding preprotein translocase subunit SecA, with protein sequence MANILKRWVESDKRTIRRLDKIANKVEAYADEYGKLSDADLQAKTPEFRERYKEGESLDDLLPEAFATAREGAKRVLGLYPFHVQILGGIVLHQGDIAEMKTGEGKTLTATMPVYLNAISGKGVHVVTVNEYLSARDATEMGELYNWLGMSVGINGAEKSPEEKRAAYNADITYSTNGEIGFDYLRDNMVVYREDMVQRPLNFAIIDEVDSILIDEARTPLIISGQSEGTTGMYKRADRFAKTLTKDEDYKVDLESKTVALLDEGIRKAEKYFGLENLYDTDNTALNHYLDEALRANYIMLKDKDYVISDGQALIVDSFTGRIMDGRRFSDGLHQAIEAKEHVEIQEETKTMANITYQNLFRMYKKLSGMTGTAKTEQEEFREIYNMEVITIPTNRPMIRDDRSDLLYPTLQSKFNAVVKEIKQLHEKGQPMLIGTVAVETSEYLSHRLDEENIPHVVLNAKNHAKEADIVANAGQRGAVTIATNMAGRGTDIKLGPGVKEVGGLAVIGTERHESRRIDNQLRGRAGRQGDPGMSQFYLSLEDDLMLRFGSERIKNFLQRMNVEDDDAVIQSRMITRQVESAQKRVEGNNYDSRKNVLQYDDVMRAQREVIYGERQQVIMEEKSLKPVIMPMIKRTVERTVQLHMQGDAKDWDLDAVVDFAQAAIVKEDSISVADLKGKSPAEVEAYLMDRVDKIYADKAKQLYDAGQMLEFEKVVILRVVDSHWTDHIDAMDQLRQSIGLRGYGQLNPLVEYQRDGYQMFEEMVADIDYDTTRLFMKSEIRQNIQR encoded by the coding sequence ATGGCCAACATTTTAAAACGCTGGGTTGAAAGCGACAAGCGGACTATTCGGCGTCTGGATAAGATTGCTAATAAAGTTGAAGCTTATGCCGACGAATACGGCAAGTTAAGTGATGCTGACTTGCAAGCGAAGACCCCAGAATTTCGTGAACGGTACAAGGAGGGCGAATCGCTCGACGATTTGCTGCCCGAAGCATTTGCAACGGCGCGTGAAGGTGCGAAGCGGGTACTTGGTTTATACCCATTCCACGTTCAAATCCTCGGTGGAATTGTTTTGCATCAAGGTGACATTGCTGAAATGAAGACTGGTGAAGGGAAGACCTTAACGGCCACTATGCCAGTTTATTTGAATGCCATCTCTGGTAAGGGTGTTCACGTTGTAACAGTTAATGAATACTTATCAGCGCGTGATGCGACTGAAATGGGTGAACTGTATAACTGGTTAGGGATGAGCGTCGGAATCAACGGGGCTGAAAAGTCGCCTGAAGAAAAACGTGCCGCTTATAACGCCGATATTACTTATTCGACGAACGGTGAAATTGGGTTCGATTACTTACGTGATAACATGGTGGTCTACCGTGAAGACATGGTGCAACGACCACTTAATTTTGCCATCATTGATGAAGTTGACTCAATCTTAATTGATGAAGCCCGGACACCGTTGATCATTTCTGGTCAATCAGAAGGTACAACGGGAATGTATAAGCGGGCTGACCGTTTTGCTAAGACGTTGACGAAGGATGAAGATTACAAGGTTGACTTGGAATCTAAGACGGTCGCATTATTAGACGAAGGGATTCGGAAGGCTGAAAAATACTTTGGCTTGGAAAACCTTTACGATACTGATAATACGGCGTTGAACCATTACTTGGATGAAGCTTTGCGTGCGAACTACATCATGTTGAAAGATAAAGACTACGTGATTTCAGACGGTCAGGCGTTGATCGTTGATTCCTTTACGGGGCGGATCATGGATGGTCGGCGCTTCTCAGACGGGTTACACCAAGCAATTGAAGCTAAGGAACACGTTGAGATTCAAGAAGAAACCAAGACGATGGCGAATATCACGTACCAAAACTTATTCCGGATGTACAAAAAGTTATCTGGGATGACTGGGACGGCCAAGACGGAACAAGAAGAATTCCGCGAAATCTATAACATGGAAGTTATTACGATTCCAACAAACCGCCCGATGATTCGTGATGACCGTTCAGATTTGCTTTACCCAACGTTACAAAGCAAATTCAACGCGGTCGTTAAAGAAATCAAACAACTCCATGAAAAGGGCCAACCAATGTTAATTGGGACCGTTGCCGTGGAAACGTCAGAATACTTGTCGCATCGCTTGGATGAGGAAAACATTCCGCACGTGGTCTTGAACGCCAAGAACCATGCGAAGGAAGCTGACATTGTTGCAAACGCCGGTCAACGTGGTGCGGTTACCATTGCCACCAACATGGCTGGTCGGGGGACCGATATCAAGTTGGGACCTGGTGTCAAAGAAGTCGGGGGGCTCGCCGTTATTGGGACTGAACGTCATGAGTCCCGCCGGATTGATAACCAATTGCGGGGCCGTGCTGGTCGACAAGGTGATCCTGGTATGTCACAATTCTACCTCTCACTTGAAGACGATTTGATGCTACGGTTCGGTTCAGAACGAATCAAGAACTTCCTGCAACGGATGAATGTTGAAGATGATGATGCGGTTATTCAATCACGGATGATTACTCGACAGGTTGAGTCCGCTCAAAAACGGGTTGAAGGGAACAACTATGACTCCCGGAAGAACGTTTTACAATATGATGATGTTATGCGGGCTCAACGTGAAGTGATTTATGGCGAGCGGCAACAAGTCATTATGGAAGAAAAATCTTTGAAGCCCGTTATCATGCCAATGATCAAGCGGACCGTTGAACGGACCGTTCAGTTACACATGCAAGGCGATGCCAAGGACTGGGATTTAGATGCAGTTGTTGACTTTGCCCAAGCTGCTATAGTGAAGGAAGATTCAATTAGTGTGGCTGACTTGAAAGGTAAGTCGCCAGCAGAGGTTGAAGCTTACTTGATGGACCGGGTCGATAAGATTTATGCGGACAAGGCTAAACAGCTTTACGATGCGGGTCAGATGCTAGAATTTGAAAAAGTCGTTATTCTGCGAGTGGTCGATTCTCATTGGACGGATCACATTGATGCGATGGATCAATTACGGCAATCGATCGGTTTACGGGGCTATGGTCAATTGAATCCGTTAGTTGAATATCAACGAGACGGTTACCAGATGTTTGAAGAAATGGTTGCGGATATTGATTATGATACGACGCGACTCTTCATGAAGTCTGAAATTCGCCAAAATATTCAACGTTAA
- the pstC gene encoding phosphate ABC transporter permease subunit PstC, producing MDKIRESLLKKSVASKIERRGKAISLVCLALIVGIVFLIFYFVASRGLATFFQNHINLWQFLSGTQWNPGTVGTNGQPAVGALPMIVGSFLITILSAFIATPFAIGTAVFMTEISPRRGAKILRPVTELLVGIPSVVYGFIGLQVVVPFVRNTFGGSGYGILSGTFVLFVMILPTVTSMTADALNSVPRYYREASLALGATRWQTIYKVVLRAAIPGMLTAVVFGMARAFGEALAVQMVIGNATLLPHNLVSPAATLTSILTMGIGNTVMGSLQNNALWSLAMILLLMSLVFNLVIRYIGRKGKLNHER from the coding sequence ATGGATAAAATTCGAGAAAGCTTATTAAAAAAATCAGTTGCTAGTAAAATTGAACGGCGTGGTAAGGCCATTAGTCTAGTTTGTCTAGCGCTAATTGTCGGGATTGTCTTTTTGATTTTCTACTTTGTTGCATCACGGGGGTTAGCAACCTTTTTTCAAAATCACATTAATCTATGGCAATTTCTGAGTGGGACGCAGTGGAACCCCGGAACAGTCGGAACGAATGGACAACCAGCTGTGGGGGCACTACCGATGATTGTTGGATCGTTTTTGATTACGATTCTTTCGGCCTTCATTGCCACACCGTTTGCTATCGGGACGGCGGTCTTTATGACCGAAATTTCACCACGGCGGGGGGCGAAGATTCTCCGGCCAGTTACGGAACTATTAGTTGGTATTCCATCCGTAGTGTATGGATTTATCGGGCTACAAGTTGTCGTACCGTTTGTTCGTAATACGTTTGGGGGTAGTGGCTACGGGATTCTTTCTGGGACCTTTGTGCTATTTGTCATGATCTTACCGACCGTGACGTCAATGACGGCGGATGCGCTGAATTCGGTACCCCGTTATTACCGAGAAGCCTCGCTAGCTCTAGGGGCGACGCGCTGGCAAACAATTTATAAAGTCGTCCTGCGGGCAGCCATTCCTGGCATGCTGACTGCCGTCGTATTTGGGATGGCCCGCGCCTTTGGGGAAGCTCTGGCGGTCCAAATGGTGATTGGGAACGCGACGTTGTTGCCGCATAACCTAGTTTCACCAGCCGCAACTTTGACAAGTATCTTGACGATGGGAATCGGGAACACTGTCATGGGTTCATTACAAAATAATGCATTGTGGTCATTAGCCATGATCCTGTTATTGATGTCCTTAGTCTTTAACTTAGTCATTCGCTACATTGGTCGAAAGGGGAAATTAAACCATGAACGCTAA
- a CDS encoding phosphate ABC transporter substrate-binding protein PstS family protein — MRKSRVIQLIVLIAIIGLVGLGYTHRDRTSASESITAVGSTALQPLVEAAGEQYSSNHTGVFINVQGGGSGTGLSQIQAGAVAIGNSDIFAEEQSGITASKLIDHRVAVVGIAPIVNKKAGITNLTQQQLIQIFTGKVTNWREVGGRNLPITLINRAQGSGTRKTFERYALKGNQSVDSQEQDSSGLARSIVASTPGAISYVAFSYLDNSVQTVNVDGIRPTEKNVRNNRWYIWSYEHLYTGKHPNQLTKKFIDYILSTAVQQKLVKQLGYISVHDMQVQRNAAGKVSVMK; from the coding sequence ATGAGAAAAAGTCGGGTCATCCAATTAATCGTGTTAATCGCGATCATTGGACTAGTTGGATTAGGGTACACACATCGTGATCGAACTAGTGCCAGTGAATCAATTACCGCGGTTGGATCAACGGCCTTACAGCCACTGGTTGAAGCAGCCGGTGAACAATACAGCAGCAACCATACCGGTGTGTTTATCAATGTGCAGGGTGGTGGCTCTGGAACGGGACTCAGTCAAATTCAGGCGGGGGCCGTGGCAATCGGTAATTCTGATATTTTTGCCGAAGAACAGTCTGGCATTACAGCGAGCAAGTTAATTGATCACCGGGTAGCCGTCGTCGGTATTGCCCCCATCGTTAATAAAAAGGCGGGCATTACCAATTTGACGCAGCAGCAACTCATTCAGATTTTTACTGGCAAGGTCACGAATTGGCGTGAAGTTGGTGGACGTAATTTACCGATTACGTTAATTAACCGTGCTCAAGGCTCCGGAACCCGGAAGACATTTGAGCGATACGCCTTAAAGGGTAATCAGAGTGTTGATTCCCAAGAACAAGATTCGTCAGGATTAGCTCGGTCAATTGTTGCTAGTACACCTGGCGCAATTAGTTATGTGGCTTTTTCTTACTTAGACAACTCAGTCCAGACCGTCAATGTTGATGGTATTCGGCCAACCGAAAAAAATGTGCGGAATAATCGCTGGTACATCTGGTCCTACGAACATTTATATACGGGGAAGCACCCCAATCAGTTAACCAAAAAATTTATTGATTACATTTTATCAACCGCTGTTCAGCAGAAGTTAGTCAAGCAGTTAGGTTATATTTCGGTCCATGACATGCAAGTACAGCGGAATGCGGCCGGTAAAGTTTCAGTTATGAAATGA
- the hpf gene encoding ribosome hibernation-promoting factor, HPF/YfiA family, producing the protein MLNFNIRGENIEVTQAIRDYVQKRVGKLQKYFDNNVDSIAHVNLKVHPDKTAKVEVTIPLPYLVLRAEETSPDMYASVDLVTDKLERQIRKYKTKVNRKSREKGYKAIDFAATDETVAAADNDQDDKLDVVRTKRVALKPMDNEEAILQMDMLGHDFFIYEDAETDAINIVYRRNDGRYGLIETDDNH; encoded by the coding sequence ATGCTAAATTTTAATATTCGCGGTGAAAATATCGAAGTGACCCAAGCAATTCGGGACTACGTTCAAAAACGGGTGGGTAAGTTACAGAAGTACTTTGACAATAATGTTGACTCAATTGCCCATGTCAACTTAAAAGTTCACCCAGACAAGACGGCTAAAGTCGAAGTCACCATTCCACTTCCCTATTTAGTTCTCCGGGCAGAAGAAACTTCTCCTGATATGTATGCTAGTGTTGATTTGGTTACTGACAAGTTGGAACGCCAAATCCGCAAGTATAAAACTAAGGTTAACCGCAAATCCCGTGAAAAGGGTTATAAAGCGATTGATTTTGCAGCGACTGATGAAACAGTTGCCGCTGCCGACAATGATCAGGACGATAAGTTAGACGTTGTACGTACGAAGCGAGTGGCTTTAAAGCCAATGGATAATGAAGAAGCGATTCTGCAAATGGATATGCTCGGCCATGACTTCTTTATCTACGAAGACGCGGAAACGGACGCAATTAACATCGTCTATCGGCGTAACGATGGTCGTTACGGTTTGATTGAAACCGACGACAATCACTAA
- a CDS encoding membrane protein codes for MQVLKIFELFLLQPLVWLGLLRSYLTAKRRVKSERQHFQSAINPQLVEVHHFLVDGCLLGVLMTIISLALGLVVAPIWVVIYEVVAAISLIIIPGALVPVTAFGLSWLVYWIMSPELTTVGGALQRHGVAMTSMSGNLVVNGLLLLAIVLAATAVLLRHYDYEGRSPQLQPDQRGKRLVRYQWQQLLVLPVGVLVPGDWLHATISWWPVFMVGERSFSILLLPLLVGTSVRVYKQLPQIAWRQLAARYGWVTLASVLVAIIARFAVLSPQWLLALMGLIVVLTWGILAQHRYHDRHQQFRYSDTEQGVRVIGLRPHTPADKLNLDLGDIILECNRQPVNTEAEFYAALLKSPTYVHLKVRNRQQELIITETAIYNGAPHELGIVLFTDQED; via the coding sequence ATGCAGGTATTAAAGATTTTTGAATTGTTTCTTTTACAACCGCTAGTTTGGTTAGGATTGCTGCGTAGTTATTTAACCGCTAAACGGCGGGTGAAGAGTGAACGGCAGCATTTTCAGAGTGCTATCAACCCACAATTAGTTGAAGTCCACCACTTTTTAGTGGATGGCTGTTTACTAGGAGTTCTAATGACAATTATTAGCTTGGCATTGGGATTAGTGGTGGCCCCCATCTGGGTGGTTATATACGAAGTAGTGGCGGCCATTAGCTTGATCATTATTCCTGGTGCACTGGTACCAGTGACCGCTTTTGGCCTCAGCTGGTTAGTTTATTGGATTATGAGCCCGGAATTAACGACGGTGGGGGGCGCTTTACAACGGCACGGTGTTGCCATGACCAGTATGAGTGGCAATTTGGTGGTGAACGGACTATTGTTATTAGCCATCGTGCTGGCGGCTACGGCGGTCTTGTTACGACACTATGATTATGAGGGCCGTTCACCGCAACTACAGCCCGACCAACGTGGAAAGCGACTTGTTCGTTACCAGTGGCAACAATTGTTGGTCTTACCAGTTGGGGTACTGGTCCCCGGTGATTGGTTACACGCAACTATCAGTTGGTGGCCTGTGTTTATGGTTGGCGAGCGATCCTTCAGCATTTTATTGTTGCCTTTATTAGTTGGGACGAGTGTTCGCGTTTATAAGCAGCTGCCACAAATTGCATGGCGGCAGTTAGCGGCCCGCTATGGTTGGGTAACACTCGCGAGTGTTTTAGTTGCAATCATTGCCCGTTTTGCAGTGCTCAGCCCGCAGTGGTTGCTAGCATTGATGGGATTAATCGTTGTGCTAACTTGGGGAATCTTAGCACAGCACCGTTATCATGATCGACACCAACAGTTTCGATATTCTGATACTGAACAAGGTGTGCGGGTGATTGGGTTACGCCCCCACACGCCCGCGGATAAATTAAATCTCGATTTAGGAGATATTATCTTGGAATGTAACCGGCAACCAGTTAATACGGAAGCTGAATTTTACGCGGCCCTACTGAAAAGTCCGACGTATGTTCACCTCAAAGTGCGCAATCGGCAACAGGAATTAATTATTACCGAAACGGCGATCTATAATGGCGCCCCACACGAGTTAGGAATTGTGTTATTCACTGATCAGGAGGATTAA
- the pstA gene encoding phosphate ABC transporter permease PstA, protein MNAKRIDKIATGVLYGVAAFVVIILVALLGYILIQGVPKISWHFLTSPALAFEAGGGIGIQLFNSFYLLFLALLISLPISLGAGIYLNEYAPQNTVTGLIRTTIEILSSLPSVVVGLFGYLFFVVQFKLGFSILSGAFALTVFNLPILTRSIEEALANISDNQREAGYALGLSRWETVTKIVVPAALPSILTGVVLSAGRIFGEAAALIYTAGQSAPALDFGNWNPFDISSPLSPLRPAETLAVHIWKINSEGIMPDAKAVSAGASAVLIIAVLLFNFLARWLGKRLYKHLTAE, encoded by the coding sequence ATGAACGCTAAACGCATCGATAAAATTGCCACTGGCGTGCTATACGGCGTCGCAGCCTTTGTGGTCATCATCTTAGTTGCCCTATTGGGATACATTCTGATCCAAGGGGTGCCCAAAATTTCGTGGCATTTTTTAACGTCGCCGGCCCTGGCTTTTGAAGCGGGTGGTGGGATTGGCATTCAGTTGTTTAACTCCTTCTACTTACTATTTTTAGCGTTATTGATTTCATTACCGATTTCACTGGGTGCGGGGATCTATCTAAATGAATATGCGCCGCAAAATACGGTGACTGGCCTGATTCGGACGACCATTGAAATTCTGAGTTCATTGCCATCCGTAGTCGTGGGGCTGTTCGGATACTTGTTCTTTGTAGTGCAGTTCAAGTTAGGCTTCTCGATTCTTTCCGGGGCGTTTGCGCTGACCGTGTTTAACTTACCGATTTTAACCCGGAGTATTGAGGAAGCACTCGCCAATATCTCAGATAATCAACGGGAGGCCGGCTACGCGTTAGGGCTATCACGTTGGGAGACAGTGACGAAGATCGTAGTTCCCGCTGCCTTACCAAGCATTTTAACGGGGGTCGTCTTGAGTGCCGGGCGGATCTTTGGTGAAGCCGCAGCTTTAATCTACACTGCGGGTCAAAGTGCACCAGCCTTGGACTTTGGTAACTGGAATCCATTTGATATCAGTAGTCCACTCAGTCCACTACGTCCAGCCGAAACGTTGGCCGTTCATATTTGGAAGATCAACTCAGAAGGAATTATGCCGGACGCGAAAGCCGTTTCGGCGGGAGCTTCAGCCGTATTAATTATTGCGGTATTGCTCTTTAACTTCTTAGCTCGTTGGCTTGGCAAACGCTTGTACAAACACTTAACCGCTGAATAA
- the pnpS gene encoding two-component system histidine kinase PnpS — protein MHNRWQQTTRLLLMENVLLVLIVLVVLQHFSPIKWSWRLVGCLVGAWLVLAVIEGLIAWRQQSERQRTIDRMEAKLRQMSSQQFPPHILLPQSDPLYSLAQAVNQLESYQKSQTRRAELQEKELMMIMRYLPVGVMVIDHRRQVQLSNPAMSELLQVSVNTVAHIYTKDIQLYALTKLIEDTITSGKNQRATITLTPAPNTQVVEASTVYIQGNRSQFQIVLMLYDITEVYMIEQMQDDFVSNASHELKTPITAISGFTETLLSGAKDDPDTLDQFLHIIADESQRLIDLIQDVLSLSRIRAQNTTMLTLAPLAVRPLIEQELAVVQQAIERQHLTINNQVDADLMITSDSQKLSQIIKNLLTNAIKYNRPHGSVTIATMVSHQTWSLIVKDTGIGISADDQQRIFERFYRASPSRSQQLVSGTGLGLAIVQELVNAMHGTIDVVSQRGVGTTMTVTLPLAASASEQ, from the coding sequence ATGCATAATCGCTGGCAACAGACGACACGGTTATTGCTCATGGAAAATGTGTTACTGGTTCTGATCGTGTTGGTCGTGTTGCAGCACTTTTCGCCAATTAAGTGGTCCTGGCGCCTAGTCGGTTGTTTAGTTGGTGCTTGGCTGGTTTTGGCAGTAATCGAGGGCTTGATCGCTTGGCGGCAACAAAGTGAACGGCAGCGCACGATCGACCGTATGGAAGCTAAGCTTCGTCAGATGAGTAGCCAGCAATTTCCACCACATATCTTATTGCCACAATCGGACCCCTTATACAGCCTAGCACAAGCGGTCAACCAGTTAGAGAGTTATCAAAAAAGTCAGACGCGCCGTGCGGAACTGCAAGAAAAAGAGTTAATGATGATTATGCGGTACTTGCCTGTGGGAGTGATGGTCATTGACCACCGGCGACAGGTTCAACTGTCTAATCCGGCGATGAGTGAACTATTGCAAGTCTCGGTTAATACGGTGGCCCACATTTATACCAAGGATATTCAGCTGTACGCGTTGACTAAATTGATTGAAGATACGATTACTAGTGGCAAAAATCAACGGGCAACGATTACGCTGACCCCAGCGCCTAACACGCAGGTTGTCGAGGCTTCAACCGTTTATATCCAAGGCAATCGTTCACAATTTCAAATTGTCCTGATGTTGTATGATATCACTGAAGTCTATATGATTGAACAAATGCAGGATGATTTTGTCAGCAACGCTAGCCACGAGTTGAAGACGCCGATTACAGCCATTTCCGGTTTCACTGAAACGTTGTTAAGTGGTGCCAAGGATGATCCGGACACGCTTGACCAATTCTTGCATATTATTGCGGATGAAAGTCAACGGTTGATTGATCTCATTCAGGATGTTCTGTCGCTATCGCGAATTCGTGCTCAGAATACGACGATGTTAACCTTAGCTCCGCTTGCTGTTCGACCATTGATCGAACAGGAACTGGCTGTAGTTCAGCAGGCAATCGAACGTCAGCACTTAACGATCAATAACCAAGTCGATGCTGATCTAATGATAACGAGCGATTCACAGAAGTTGAGTCAGATCATCAAAAATCTGTTAACGAATGCAATCAAGTATAATCGACCTCATGGTAGCGTGACGATTGCCACCATGGTCAGTCATCAAACGTGGTCGCTGATAGTTAAAGATACGGGCATTGGTATCAGTGCCGATGATCAACAGCGTATTTTTGAACGCTTCTATCGGGCGAGTCCGTCACGTTCACAGCAACTTGTGAGTGGGACTGGACTCGGATTAGCGATTGTTCAAGAATTGGTCAACGCAATGCACGGAACAATCGACGTTGTCAGTCAACGGGGCGTTGGGACAACTATGACAGTTACATTGCCACTAGCTGCGAGTGCTTCCGAGCAGTAG